In a single window of the Mesorhizobium shangrilense genome:
- a CDS encoding type II toxin-antitoxin system RelE/ParE family toxin yields MKFRLAPSAISDIEAILVGLRSKSPEGAASVAERFDEVFRRIEGFPETGRRTSRKAMRLANAHPYP; encoded by the coding sequence ATGAAGTTTCGGCTCGCGCCGTCTGCCATCTCGGACATCGAAGCCATACTCGTCGGGCTGAGGTCGAAATCGCCCGAAGGCGCCGCGTCGGTCGCCGAGAGGTTTGACGAGGTGTTTCGCAGGATAGAAGGCTTTCCCGAGACGGGACGTCGCACCAGCCGCAAGGCGATGCGACTGGCCAATGCGCATCCCTATCCGTAA
- a CDS encoding trimethylamine methyltransferase family protein: MSNAAETSPELPPRRRERGGRNARREMRSHGSKGHGRPYIVRNIPTYDILSEDNLLRIEETADRILAEIGIEFRDDPAALDHWKRAGAKVDGVLVKFEPGMLREVLKTAPASFTQHARNPARSVEIGGKSVVFSPAYGSPFVMDLDKGRRYGTIEDFRNFVKLAQSSPWLHHSGGTICEPVDVPVNKRHLDMVYSHIRYSDRAFMGSVTAESRAEDSIDMARIVFGDAFVDRNCVILGNVNVNSPLVWDGTMTLSLRAYARANQAAVVVPFILGGAMGPVTNAGAIAQSLAETMAGCALTQLERPGAPVVFGNFLSSMSLRSGSPTFGTPEPAIGSMVIGQLARRLNLPLRCSGNFTTSKLPDAHAMNEGTMSMLAAVHCGANFILHSAGFLDGLLSMSYEKFVMDADFCGALHTYLDGVRIDDNQLALDAFREVGPGSHFFGCAHTMQNYETAFWDSEIADNEPFEKWEAAGSSDAAARANRRWKTTLAEYEAPPLDEAIDEALQDFMARRKAAAADAWY, from the coding sequence ATGTCGAACGCTGCCGAAACGTCCCCTGAGTTGCCGCCACGACGGCGCGAGCGCGGCGGGCGGAACGCGCGCCGCGAAATGCGTTCGCATGGAAGTAAGGGACATGGCCGGCCCTACATTGTGCGCAACATCCCGACCTACGACATCCTGTCTGAGGATAATCTCCTCCGGATCGAGGAGACGGCCGACCGCATCCTTGCCGAGATCGGCATCGAGTTCCGCGACGACCCGGCAGCGCTCGACCACTGGAAGCGGGCCGGAGCCAAGGTGGACGGCGTGCTGGTGAAATTCGAGCCGGGCATGCTGCGCGAAGTCCTCAAGACCGCGCCGGCAAGCTTTACCCAGCATGCCCGCAATCCGGCGCGGTCGGTCGAGATTGGCGGCAAGTCCGTCGTGTTCTCGCCGGCCTACGGCTCGCCCTTCGTGATGGATCTGGACAAGGGCCGCCGCTACGGCACGATCGAGGATTTCCGCAACTTCGTGAAGCTGGCGCAGTCATCGCCTTGGCTGCATCATTCGGGCGGGACCATATGCGAGCCGGTGGACGTGCCGGTGAACAAGCGCCACCTCGACATGGTCTACAGCCATATTCGCTATTCGGACCGCGCCTTCATGGGCTCGGTGACGGCCGAAAGCCGCGCCGAAGATTCCATCGACATGGCGCGGATTGTCTTCGGCGATGCGTTTGTCGACCGGAACTGCGTGATCCTCGGCAACGTCAACGTCAACTCGCCGCTGGTCTGGGACGGCACCATGACGCTGTCGTTGCGCGCCTATGCCCGCGCCAACCAGGCCGCGGTGGTGGTGCCCTTCATCCTCGGCGGCGCCATGGGTCCGGTCACCAATGCCGGAGCCATCGCCCAGTCCCTGGCCGAAACCATGGCAGGCTGCGCGCTGACCCAGCTGGAGCGACCCGGCGCGCCGGTGGTCTTCGGCAATTTCTTGTCCTCGATGTCGCTGCGCTCCGGCTCGCCGACCTTCGGCACTCCGGAACCGGCGATCGGTTCCATGGTGATCGGCCAGCTCGCGCGCAGGCTCAACCTGCCGCTCAGGTGTTCCGGCAACTTCACCACGTCGAAACTGCCCGATGCGCATGCGATGAACGAGGGCACCATGTCGATGCTGGCGGCCGTGCATTGCGGCGCCAACTTCATCCTGCATTCGGCCGGCTTCCTCGATGGGCTGCTGTCGATGTCCTACGAGAAATTCGTGATGGATGCCGATTTCTGCGGCGCGCTGCACACCTACCTCGACGGGGTCAGGATCGACGACAACCAACTGGCGCTCGACGCCTTCCGCGAAGTCGGCCCGGGGAGCCATTTCTTCGGCTGCGCCCACACCATGCAGAACTACGAGACCGCCTTCTGGGACAGCGAAATCGCCGACAACGAGCCTTTCGAGAAATGGGAGGCGGCTGGTTCGTCCGATGCGGCGGCGCGTGCCAACAGGCGCTGGAAGACGACGCTGGCTGAGTACGAGGCGCCGCCGCTCGACGAAGCCATCGACGAGGCGCTCCAGGACTTCATGGCCCGCCGCAAGGCGGCGGCGGCGGACGCGTGGTACTGA
- a CDS encoding YqaA family protein: MTTIAVYAGLFATAFVAATILPVQSEAMLVALLLTESYSIAGLLAVASAGNVLGAAVNWLLGRGVERFRDRRWFPVKPAQLDRAAGWYHRYGRWTLLLSWAPVIGDALTVAAGVMREPFWSFLLIVTVAKVGRYLVLAAATQGLL; encoded by the coding sequence ATGACTACAATCGCCGTCTATGCGGGCCTCTTCGCCACGGCTTTCGTCGCCGCAACCATCCTGCCCGTCCAATCGGAAGCAATGCTGGTCGCCCTCCTGCTTACCGAAAGCTACTCGATCGCCGGCCTGCTCGCGGTCGCGAGCGCGGGCAACGTGCTCGGCGCTGCGGTCAACTGGCTGCTCGGGCGCGGCGTCGAACGGTTCCGCGACAGACGCTGGTTTCCGGTGAAGCCTGCCCAGCTCGACCGGGCGGCGGGCTGGTATCACCGCTACGGCCGCTGGACGCTGCTGCTCAGCTGGGCGCCTGTCATAGGCGATGCGCTCACCGTGGCAGCCGGCGTCATGCGCGAGCCGTTCTGGAGCTTCCTTCTCATCGTCACGGTCGCCAAGGTTGGGCGCTATCTGGTGCTGGCTGCGGCCACGCAGGGACTCCTCTGA
- a CDS encoding NAD(P)H-binding protein, giving the protein MTKMTTGERTALVLGANGGVGGEIAAALLARGWHVTALVRDPALADRRWSAAVTPDWVKGDAMDRESVVSAAADASVIVHAVNPPGYRDWDRLVLPMIDNTIAAASACGARIVLPGTIYNFGPDVFDRPLECVPQNPTTRKGAIRAEMESRLRDAATAGTPSLVVRCGDFFGPNAANNWFSQGLVKPGRPVHSISYPGDEGVGHQWAYLPDVGETVARLLDREEELSPFEVFHMEGHWDPDGTRIIAAIRNAAGNPDIPVRRFPWWLVTLASPVVALFRELLEVRYLWRIPLRMTNRKLVGFLGEEPHTDWDTAMRRTLAGLGCLTV; this is encoded by the coding sequence ATGACGAAGATGACGACTGGTGAAAGGACGGCATTGGTTCTCGGTGCGAATGGCGGCGTCGGCGGTGAGATCGCGGCGGCACTGCTCGCCCGCGGATGGCACGTGACGGCACTCGTGCGCGACCCGGCCCTGGCAGACAGGCGCTGGAGCGCTGCAGTCACGCCGGACTGGGTCAAGGGAGATGCGATGGACCGCGAAAGCGTGGTGTCGGCCGCGGCCGACGCGTCCGTGATCGTGCACGCGGTCAACCCGCCCGGCTATCGCGACTGGGACAGGCTGGTGCTGCCGATGATCGACAACACCATCGCGGCAGCGAGTGCGTGCGGCGCACGTATCGTGCTGCCCGGGACGATCTACAATTTCGGCCCCGACGTGTTCGACAGGCCGCTCGAATGCGTGCCACAGAACCCGACCACCAGAAAGGGCGCGATCCGCGCCGAAATGGAGAGCCGGCTGCGCGACGCCGCGACGGCAGGGACGCCGAGCCTCGTCGTCCGCTGCGGCGACTTCTTCGGGCCGAACGCAGCCAATAACTGGTTCTCGCAGGGGCTCGTGAAGCCCGGGCGGCCGGTACACTCGATCAGCTATCCCGGCGACGAGGGCGTCGGCCACCAATGGGCCTACCTGCCCGACGTGGGCGAGACGGTTGCAAGGCTTCTCGACCGGGAGGAGGAGCTTTCGCCGTTCGAGGTCTTCCACATGGAGGGTCACTGGGACCCGGATGGCACGCGCATCATCGCGGCGATCCGCAATGCCGCCGGAAACCCGGACATTCCGGTGCGCCGTTTCCCGTGGTGGCTGGTGACGCTCGCTTCGCCCGTCGTTGCCTTGTTCCGGGAACTGCTCGAGGTGCGCTATCTCTGGCGGATCCCGCTGCGCATGACCAACCGCAAGCTGGTCGGCTTCCTCGGCGAGGAGCCGCATACCGACTGGGACACCGCGATGCGACGAACCCTGGCCGGGCTGGGCTGCCTCACGGTGTGA
- a CDS encoding LysR family transcriptional regulator, with protein MKYMSLSTSDWENQRAFLAVLRSGSLSAAARELGVAQPTVRRRLEALERSLGAALFTRSPAGLTPTETARSLGPHAEAMAAAAAAFGRASVAEAAEVGGAVRVTASEVVGAEVLPQKLSSLRERHPALRFEIQLSNLTQDLLRQEADIAVRMVRPTQAALVMKHVGAVKLGFFATQAFLETHGAPQSLADLPQFAVIGPDRSPGDLRLLAQVFGPSAAKQLAYRTDSHLAQLAAIRAGVGIGVCQVPLARRHPKLVRLLEHEFDHRLDTWVVMHEDLARVPRIRATFDHLVRSLGEYCSERPSVLEASKRP; from the coding sequence ATGAAATATATGAGCCTGTCGACGTCGGACTGGGAAAATCAGCGCGCCTTCCTCGCAGTCCTGCGCAGCGGCAGCCTCTCGGCAGCAGCCCGCGAGCTCGGCGTCGCTCAGCCCACCGTCCGCCGCCGGCTGGAGGCGCTGGAACGCTCCCTCGGCGCGGCACTGTTCACCCGCTCCCCTGCCGGCCTGACCCCGACCGAGACGGCGCGTTCGCTCGGACCCCACGCGGAAGCCATGGCGGCGGCAGCGGCAGCCTTCGGCCGCGCGTCGGTGGCCGAGGCGGCCGAAGTCGGTGGTGCGGTACGCGTGACCGCAAGCGAGGTCGTCGGCGCTGAAGTCCTGCCGCAGAAGCTCTCTTCGCTGCGTGAGCGCCACCCGGCGCTACGCTTCGAGATCCAGCTCAGCAACCTGACGCAGGATCTGTTGCGACAGGAAGCCGACATCGCGGTCCGCATGGTGCGGCCCACCCAGGCGGCCCTGGTCATGAAGCACGTCGGCGCCGTCAAGCTCGGCTTCTTTGCGACGCAGGCCTTCCTCGAAACCCATGGCGCCCCGCAGTCGCTCGCCGATCTCCCTCAGTTTGCGGTGATAGGCCCCGATCGCTCGCCGGGAGATCTCCGGCTTCTCGCCCAGGTGTTCGGACCCTCCGCGGCGAAGCAGCTCGCCTACCGCACCGACAGCCACCTGGCGCAGCTTGCCGCCATCCGTGCCGGCGTCGGAATCGGCGTCTGCCAGGTGCCGCTCGCCCGGCGTCACCCGAAATTGGTGCGGCTGCTGGAGCACGAGTTCGACCACAGGCTCGACACCTGGGTCGTCATGCACGAGGACCTCGCCCGCGTCCCGCGCATCCGCGCGACCTTCGACCACCTCGTCCGCAGCCTGGGCGAATACTGCTCAGAGCGTCCGTCTGTCCTCGAAGCGAGCAAAAGGCCGTGA
- the mutL gene encoding DNA mismatch repair endonuclease MutL, whose product MPIHQLSETMINQIAAGEVIERPASVVKELVENALDAGASRVEVVTAGGGLNLIRVSDDGAGIPQPELQLAVARHCTSKLNHDIHDIRSLGFRGEALPSIGSVSKLTIRSRTDQSDSAAEILVDGGRVSSTRPAAANRGTMVEVRDLFFATPARLKFMKGERAESSAISDVVKRIAIAFPAVRFSLSGSDRTLFDLQATADHAEGSLARVAQVMGSEFPDNAIAIDAGRERVTLSGHVSIPSYTRANALQQYAYVNGRPVRDKLIASAIRGAYADVLPRDRHAVTVLFLTLDPADVDVNVHPAKADVRFRDPGLVRGLIVGAIREALANAGIRPASTGAAGMLGAFRTGGPAWPHGPASAGPRTSGYGHRPATSPAAFEAWHAAQRPFEPGFAEPRQADFDAGAVESADTRAGFSETPVDFDRLALGAARAQVHGNYIVSQTQESLIIVDQHAAHERLVYEALKQALESRDVPAQMLLLPEIVDLPEDDAERLALHAETFRRFGLGLERFGPGAVIVRETPSMLGETDVAQLVRDLADELADTDTAEALKARLDRVASTMACHGSVRSGRLMKPEEMNALLRQMEATPGSATCNHGRPTYIELKLSDIERLFGRR is encoded by the coding sequence ATGCCCATCCATCAACTCTCAGAAACGATGATCAACCAGATCGCCGCCGGCGAGGTCATCGAGCGGCCGGCGAGCGTGGTGAAAGAACTGGTCGAGAACGCGCTCGATGCCGGCGCGTCGCGGGTCGAGGTAGTCACCGCAGGCGGCGGCCTCAACCTGATCCGCGTTTCAGACGACGGAGCCGGCATTCCCCAGCCGGAGCTGCAGCTGGCGGTGGCGCGTCACTGCACGTCGAAGCTCAACCACGACATCCACGACATCCGCTCGCTCGGCTTCCGCGGCGAGGCCCTGCCCTCCATCGGTTCGGTCTCGAAACTGACGATACGCTCGCGCACGGACCAGTCCGATTCCGCCGCGGAGATCCTGGTGGATGGCGGCCGGGTTTCGTCGACGCGTCCGGCCGCCGCCAATCGTGGCACCATGGTGGAGGTGCGCGACCTGTTCTTCGCCACCCCTGCCCGGCTGAAGTTCATGAAGGGCGAGCGCGCGGAAAGCTCCGCCATCTCTGACGTGGTCAAGCGCATCGCCATCGCCTTCCCGGCCGTCCGCTTCTCGCTGTCGGGAAGCGACCGCACCCTGTTCGACCTCCAGGCCACGGCGGATCACGCGGAAGGAAGCCTTGCCCGCGTCGCGCAGGTGATGGGTTCCGAGTTTCCGGATAATGCCATCGCCATAGATGCCGGCCGTGAGCGCGTAACCCTGAGCGGCCACGTATCGATTCCAAGCTACACCCGCGCCAACGCGCTGCAGCAATACGCCTATGTCAACGGCCGGCCGGTGCGCGACAAGCTGATCGCCAGCGCCATCCGCGGCGCCTATGCCGACGTGCTGCCGCGCGACCGGCATGCCGTCACCGTGCTGTTCCTGACGCTTGATCCTGCGGACGTCGACGTCAACGTGCATCCGGCAAAGGCCGACGTGCGGTTTCGCGATCCCGGGCTCGTGCGCGGTCTCATCGTCGGCGCCATCCGCGAGGCGCTGGCCAATGCCGGCATCAGGCCGGCCTCGACCGGCGCCGCCGGCATGCTGGGCGCCTTCCGCACCGGCGGACCGGCATGGCCGCATGGTCCAGCCTCCGCTGGTCCGCGCACATCAGGCTATGGCCATCGTCCTGCGACGTCGCCTGCCGCCTTTGAGGCATGGCACGCCGCGCAGCGGCCATTCGAGCCAGGTTTCGCCGAACCCCGGCAGGCCGACTTCGATGCCGGTGCGGTCGAAAGCGCCGACACACGCGCCGGCTTCTCCGAGACCCCCGTCGATTTCGACCGGCTGGCGCTGGGCGCGGCCCGCGCGCAGGTGCACGGCAACTACATCGTCTCCCAGACCCAGGAATCTCTGATCATCGTCGACCAGCACGCCGCCCACGAACGGCTGGTCTACGAGGCGCTCAAGCAGGCGCTGGAAAGTCGCGACGTGCCGGCGCAGATGCTGCTCCTGCCCGAGATCGTTGACCTGCCCGAAGACGATGCCGAGCGGCTGGCGCTACACGCCGAGACGTTCCGCCGTTTCGGGCTGGGGCTGGAGCGCTTCGGCCCGGGCGCGGTCATCGTGCGCGAGACGCCGTCCATGCTGGGCGAGACCGATGTCGCGCAACTGGTCCGCGACCTTGCCGACGAGTTGGCCGACACCGACACGGCGGAAGCGCTGAAGGCCCGCCTCGACCGCGTCGCATCGACCATGGCCTGCCACGGATCGGTCCGCTCGGGACGGTTGATGAAGCCGGAGGAGATGAACGCGCTGCTGCGTCAGATGGAAGCGACGCCGGGCTCCGCCACCTGCAACCACGGCCGCCCGACCTATATCGAGCTCAAGCTCTCCGACATCGAGCGTCTCTTCGGAAGGCGGTGA
- a CDS encoding DUF2093 domain-containing protein yields the protein MMNRFEGPGAREARIRYLDGDFQVTSPGAFVRCAVTGESIPLDELKYWSVARQEPYVNATVSFNRELQLNPDLRKRA from the coding sequence ATGATGAACCGTTTTGAAGGCCCCGGCGCGCGCGAAGCGCGCATCCGCTATCTGGATGGCGACTTTCAGGTCACCAGCCCCGGCGCATTCGTGCGCTGTGCGGTCACCGGCGAATCCATCCCGCTCGACGAACTGAAGTACTGGAGCGTCGCGCGGCAGGAGCCGTACGTGAACGCGACCGTTTCGTTCAATCGCGAACTGCAGCTGAATCCGGACCTGCGCAAGCGCGCCTGA
- the lpxK gene encoding tetraacyldisaccharide 4'-kinase, producing the protein MASATPSWWTKPDWRAAALSPVAALYGFVAGRRMRGAKRQPVDLPVLCIGNFTVGGSGKTPTAIVFAETAKRLGLSPGILSRGHGGSFSKPHIVDPRRDSARLVGDEPLLLARAAPVAVTADRVSGARLLAGRGCDFLIMDDGFQSAHLHMDYALLVIDARYGLGNGRIFPAGPLRADLVDQMRFATALLVMGQGDAADETIRAAARAGRPVFRAGVRPVGNLVGRRYLAFAGIGHPEKFFDTVAAAGGEVVLTRSFADHHVYGDDELRVLARVAEKEGLRIVTTAKDAVRIGAERLGAMQPVPVDVLEIEAVFDVEDTPKRVIEAAVTAARQRKSKG; encoded by the coding sequence TTGGCGAGCGCGACGCCTTCCTGGTGGACGAAGCCCGACTGGCGGGCCGCGGCGCTGTCGCCGGTCGCTGCGCTGTATGGCTTCGTGGCCGGGCGGCGCATGCGTGGCGCCAAGCGCCAGCCGGTCGACCTTCCGGTACTCTGCATCGGCAACTTCACCGTGGGCGGCAGCGGCAAGACGCCGACGGCGATCGTCTTCGCTGAAACAGCGAAGCGGCTTGGCTTGTCGCCGGGCATCCTCTCGCGGGGACATGGCGGCAGCTTTTCCAAGCCGCACATTGTCGATCCGCGTCGCGACAGCGCCAGGCTCGTCGGCGACGAACCGCTGCTGCTGGCCCGCGCCGCGCCGGTCGCGGTGACGGCGGATCGTGTTTCGGGCGCCAGGCTTCTCGCCGGGCGCGGCTGCGATTTCCTGATCATGGACGATGGGTTCCAGAGCGCGCACCTGCACATGGACTATGCGCTCCTGGTCATCGACGCGCGCTATGGGCTCGGCAACGGCCGCATTTTCCCGGCGGGACCGCTGCGGGCCGACCTGGTCGATCAAATGCGCTTCGCAACTGCCCTGTTGGTGATGGGGCAGGGCGACGCGGCTGATGAGACGATTCGCGCCGCCGCACGTGCCGGAAGGCCGGTGTTTCGCGCCGGAGTTCGCCCGGTCGGCAATCTTGTCGGACGCCGCTATCTCGCGTTTGCAGGGATTGGACATCCCGAAAAATTCTTCGACACGGTGGCGGCCGCCGGCGGCGAGGTGGTGCTGACGCGCTCTTTCGCCGATCATCATGTTTATGGCGACGACGAATTGCGCGTGCTTGCCCGGGTTGCTGAGAAGGAAGGGCTGCGCATCGTCACCACGGCGAAGGACGCCGTCCGCATCGGCGCCGAGAGGCTGGGCGCAATGCAACCTGTGCCCGTGGATGTGCTGGAGATCGAGGCGGTCTTCGATGTCGAGGACACGCCGAAGCGGGTTATCGAGGCCGCGGTGACCGCGGCGCGTCAGCGCAAATCGAAGGGCTGA
- the waaA gene encoding lipid IV(A) 3-deoxy-D-manno-octulosonic acid transferase: MSERWARRMLGIYSLAGAAAYPLIGGYVAWRASRGKEDPKRRSERYGYPSRARPAGPLVWFHAASVGETLAVIPLVESIVSCGVNVVLTTGTVTSAGLVEKRLGERVIHQYVPLDLKPAVRRFLDFWQPDLAIIAESEIWPMTILELGARRVPQVLVNGRLSDRSYASWQKRHHIAEALFENLAHVVAQSETDGERFRSLGARPVTVSGNLKVDTPPPPVDEQALMQLRREIGRRKTWAAVSTHDGEESVAAEVHTMLRGRHAGLLTIIVPRHPDRAEALATQFQALGLNVARRSAGNAITPDTDILLGDTIGEMGLYLRLTEIAFVGRSLTSEGGQNPLEPAMLDTAVLAGRNVQNFRDSYQRLIESGGAKFVRDRDMLAGAVNFLLNNEVARHEMIAAGAQTVQDMRGALQRTLKALDPFIRPLTVQARLGAGGR, encoded by the coding sequence ATGAGCGAACGCTGGGCGCGCCGAATGCTCGGGATCTACAGCCTCGCCGGCGCGGCGGCCTATCCACTGATCGGCGGCTACGTCGCCTGGCGCGCCAGCAGGGGCAAGGAAGACCCGAAGCGTCGTAGCGAGCGCTACGGTTATCCCAGCCGCGCCCGTCCCGCCGGACCGCTGGTCTGGTTTCATGCGGCCAGCGTCGGCGAGACCCTGGCCGTGATCCCTCTCGTCGAGAGCATCGTCTCCTGTGGCGTCAACGTCGTGCTGACGACGGGGACCGTGACCTCGGCAGGCCTCGTGGAGAAGCGGCTCGGCGAGCGTGTCATCCATCAGTATGTGCCGCTCGACTTGAAGCCTGCGGTGCGCCGCTTCCTCGACTTCTGGCAGCCCGACCTCGCCATCATCGCAGAATCCGAGATCTGGCCGATGACGATCTTGGAGCTTGGCGCGCGGCGGGTGCCGCAGGTCCTGGTCAATGGCCGCTTGTCCGACCGATCCTATGCATCCTGGCAGAAGCGTCACCACATCGCGGAAGCACTGTTTGAAAACCTTGCGCATGTCGTCGCCCAGTCGGAGACGGACGGCGAGCGCTTCCGGTCGCTGGGCGCCCGGCCCGTCACGGTCTCGGGAAATCTCAAGGTCGACACGCCGCCACCGCCGGTCGACGAGCAGGCCTTGATGCAACTGAGGCGTGAGATCGGCCGCCGCAAGACCTGGGCGGCCGTATCCACCCATGACGGCGAGGAATCCGTTGCCGCCGAGGTCCATACGATGCTCCGCGGCCGCCATGCCGGACTTTTGACCATCATAGTGCCCAGGCATCCGGACCGCGCCGAAGCTTTGGCGACACAATTCCAGGCCCTGGGCCTGAACGTGGCCAGACGCAGCGCGGGCAACGCGATCACCCCAGACACGGATATCCTGCTCGGGGATACCATCGGGGAGATGGGACTTTACCTGCGGCTGACTGAGATTGCGTTCGTTGGACGCTCGCTCACCTCGGAGGGCGGCCAGAACCCGCTCGAGCCTGCCATGCTGGACACGGCGGTGCTTGCCGGCCGCAACGTGCAGAACTTTCGCGATTCCTACCAGCGGCTGATCGAAAGCGGCGGCGCGAAGTTCGTCCGCGACCGCGACATGCTGGCCGGGGCGGTCAATTTCCTGCTCAACAACGAGGTGGCGCGCCACGAGATGATCGCGGCGGGCGCGCAGACCGTCCAGGACATGCGCGGGGCGCTGCAGCGGACGCTGAAGGCGCTGGATCCGTTCATCCGGCCGCTGACCGTCCAGGCGCGGCTCGGGGCTGGCGGACGGTAG
- a CDS encoding lysophospholipid acyltransferase family protein, whose protein sequence is MTIAPVERGGRKPSLWRSIRKPIQDSKFFKNFVASLAANYIRLVRLTNPMAKGSDDPTQGFMRHRNAIFGLWHGQHIFIPVYHPRGNPMATMISRSADAEINALCTEKLGLKVFRGSGGREREKAVEKGGIRGLIALKKALDAGMSVGTVADIPSGTPRDAGMGIITLAKLSGRPIVPVAFNTSRRKVLEKTWDKTTVNLPFGRSAICFGEPIQVPRDADDAAMEASRLALTDAMNVVTDRARKIVDGVA, encoded by the coding sequence ATGACCATTGCGCCCGTTGAGCGCGGCGGCCGCAAGCCGTCGCTTTGGCGCTCCATAAGGAAGCCGATCCAGGATTCGAAGTTCTTCAAGAACTTCGTAGCCTCGCTGGCTGCGAACTATATTCGCCTGGTGCGCCTGACGAACCCGATGGCGAAGGGATCGGACGACCCCACGCAGGGCTTCATGCGCCACAGGAATGCGATCTTTGGCCTTTGGCACGGTCAGCATATTTTTATCCCGGTCTATCATCCGCGCGGAAATCCGATGGCGACGATGATCTCGCGTAGCGCGGATGCGGAGATCAACGCCCTGTGCACGGAAAAGCTGGGACTGAAGGTGTTCCGCGGCTCCGGTGGACGCGAGCGCGAGAAGGCGGTCGAGAAGGGCGGCATACGCGGCCTGATCGCCCTGAAGAAGGCGCTGGACGCCGGCATGTCGGTGGGCACTGTCGCGGACATTCCGAGCGGCACGCCGCGTGACGCAGGCATGGGCATCATCACACTGGCCAAGCTGTCGGGTCGCCCGATCGTGCCCGTCGCCTTCAACACGAGCCGGCGCAAGGTTTTGGAGAAGACCTGGGACAAGACGACGGTCAATCTGCCGTTCGGCCGCAGTGCCATCTGTTTCGGCGAGCCGATCCAGGTGCCCCGCGATGCCGACGATGCGGCGATGGAGGCCAGTCGCCTTGCCCTGACCGACGCTATGAACGTGGTAACGGATCGCGCGCGGAAAATCGTTGACGGTGTCGCATGA
- a CDS encoding DUF4170 domain-containing protein produces the protein MAEEDPQKQLLHLVFGGELKSVDGTEFRDLSALDIVGVYPNYAQAAAAWKQKAQQTVDNAHMRYFVVHLHRLLDPDEKSGKG, from the coding sequence ATGGCTGAAGAAGACCCTCAGAAACAACTTCTACATCTTGTGTTCGGCGGCGAGCTGAAGTCGGTGGACGGAACCGAATTCCGCGACTTGAGCGCGCTGGACATCGTGGGCGTCTATCCGAACTATGCCCAGGCCGCGGCTGCATGGAAGCAAAAGGCGCAGCAGACGGTCGACAACGCGCACATGCGCTACTTCGTCGTGCACCTCCACCGTCTGCTCGATCCCGATGAAAAGAGCGGCAAGGGCTGA
- a CDS encoding 3'(2'),5'-bisphosphate nucleotidase CysQ, with amino-acid sequence MGGDLRLLEEAAREAGQIALRYFKRDPEVWMKGGRSPVSEADYAVDSYLRETLLAARPGYGWLSEETVDGEARLSARRTFVVDPIDGTRAFLNGRSTWCISVAVVEDGVSLCGVLDCPAKNNVFVAAKGRGSWLDGRPIKVRTPAQIPVIGGPKSIIDALPHGLRAKLPDVPYIPSLAYRLAMVAKGELDATFVKPNSHDWDLAAADVILREAGGRILNEAGKPPRYAGRQVTHGALVAGSGSLLDEIAGAIVEFES; translated from the coding sequence ATGGGCGGCGATCTCCGCTTGCTCGAGGAGGCGGCTCGGGAAGCCGGCCAGATCGCGCTGCGCTACTTCAAGCGGGATCCTGAGGTCTGGATGAAGGGCGGCCGCTCGCCGGTGAGCGAGGCCGATTATGCCGTCGATAGCTATCTGCGGGAAACCCTCCTGGCCGCGCGGCCGGGCTATGGCTGGCTCTCGGAGGAAACCGTCGACGGGGAGGCGCGGCTTTCGGCCCGGCGCACTTTCGTCGTCGATCCGATCGACGGCACGCGCGCCTTCCTGAACGGGCGTTCGACATGGTGCATCAGCGTTGCGGTCGTTGAGGACGGCGTCTCCTTGTGCGGCGTGTTGGACTGCCCCGCCAAGAACAACGTGTTCGTAGCGGCGAAAGGACGGGGCTCCTGGCTCGACGGGCGGCCTATCAAGGTGCGCACGCCTGCGCAAATTCCGGTCATTGGTGGGCCGAAGTCGATCATCGATGCGCTGCCGCACGGATTGCGTGCGAAGCTGCCGGATGTGCCCTATATACCCTCTCTCGCATATCGGCTGGCGATGGTGGCGAAGGGCGAACTCGACGCCACCTTCGTGAAGCCAAATTCCCATGATTGGGATCTGGCCGCGGCCGACGTGATTCTGCGCGAGGCCGGCGGGCGCATCCTCAATGAGGCTGGCAAACCGCCGCGGTATGCGGGCCGCCAAGTCACGCACGGTGCGCTCGTCGCCGGGAGCGGGTCGCTTCTGGACGAGATTGCCGGAGCGATTGTCGAATTCGAGTCTTGA